One window of Deltaproteobacteria bacterium genomic DNA carries:
- a CDS encoding cytochrome c biogenesis protein ResB, which yields MFKWIDNKIKTLLTVLRSRSLATVFILLIAISLILSTLIPQWNWEESSEYFYLHTTYPWVMKELTRLIALIGLEHVYTTLWFLSIVLIFSLNIALNSYERINIIIKQFKDHKPMSPDEIARLKIHKIIPTNKNTKELKEKIKHTLKHKGYRIKAYDNGLIASKHTVGLLGVPLLHLSMLVILIGVLITNLTGFKGHIELSEGQVFPTGEPKFLGPSYGSLHLNPQFDFQIRLKSFNVTYWNKAHPRLYKSIVEVYKNGTLLFSKDVEMNKPLKLEGFNFYQTKYYGYSAYFGLVDTATGYETAGYVNFPYKENAIGALTQQFTIPVLGYLSILSVNVSNPDRLSIEILEGGKNLHYNNIKKGDVISLGDFELVFHNMVKWTGFYVSRDYGVSVVFTGFFLLVLSILGFVFIMPKRLWLAYENEKLFIGAKVYSRLTTEHTYKQDMENIKRECEL from the coding sequence GTGTTTAAATGGATAGATAATAAAATAAAAACTCTGTTAACTGTTCTAAGATCACGAAGCCTTGCTACAGTCTTTATCCTCTTAATAGCTATTTCTCTTATCCTATCCACATTAATCCCCCAGTGGAACTGGGAAGAGAGTAGCGAGTATTTTTACCTCCATACAACATACCCATGGGTTATGAAGGAACTCACAAGACTTATAGCTCTTATTGGACTCGAGCATGTTTACACAACATTGTGGTTTCTCAGTATTGTGCTGATTTTTTCTTTAAATATAGCTTTAAACTCTTATGAGCGGATAAATATTATAATAAAGCAGTTTAAAGATCATAAACCAATGTCACCAGATGAGATAGCAAGGCTTAAAATTCATAAGATTATCCCTACGAATAAAAACACAAAGGAGCTAAAAGAAAAGATTAAACATACATTGAAACATAAGGGCTACAGGATAAAAGCTTATGACAATGGATTGATAGCGTCAAAACATACTGTGGGTCTTTTAGGCGTTCCTCTCCTGCATCTGTCTATGCTCGTTATCTTGATAGGTGTACTTATAACAAATCTTACAGGTTTTAAAGGACATATTGAGCTATCAGAGGGACAAGTTTTTCCCACAGGAGAGCCAAAATTCTTAGGTCCTTCGTATGGCTCTCTCCATTTAAATCCTCAATTTGATTTTCAGATTAGATTAAAAAGCTTCAACGTAACATACTGGAACAAAGCGCATCCAAGGCTTTATAAGAGCATCGTAGAGGTTTATAAAAACGGAACGCTTCTGTTTTCTAAGGATGTTGAGATGAATAAGCCACTCAAACTGGAAGGATTTAACTTTTATCAAACAAAGTATTATGGCTACTCTGCCTATTTTGGGCTTGTGGACACGGCTACAGGTTATGAAACAGCAGGGTATGTAAACTTTCCCTATAAAGAGAACGCTATAGGTGCACTCACACAGCAATTTACTATCCCCGTACTTGGCTATCTGAGTATATTGAGCGTGAATGTATCCAATCCTGATAGGTTATCCATTGAGATCCTGGAAGGCGGTAAAAACCTTCATTACAACAATATTAAAAAGGGGGATGTGATTTCGCTTGGAGACTTTGAATTGGTTTTTCATAATATGGTAAAGTGGACAGGCTTTTACGTCTCCAGGGATTACGGTGTATCTGTTGTATTTACGGGATTCTTCTTACTCGTGCTTTCCATCCTTGGTTTTGTATTTATTATGCCCAAAAGGCTCTGGCTTGCTTATGAAAATGAAAAGCTCTTTATTGGTGCAAAGGTTTATAGTAGACTTACCACAGAGCATACCTATAAACAGGACATGGAAAATATTAAAAGAGAGTGTGAATTATGA